A stretch of DNA from Skermanella mucosa:
TCGCCAAATACCTGAACCACATGCCGCTGCACCGGCAGGCGGCGCACTACGCCCGGCTCGGCGTTCTGCTCGCCACCACCACACTGTACGGCTGGGTCGAGGCGGCCGCGCGCGATCTGGCGCCGGTTGCCGATCGCCTGCTCGCGCTGCTGCTCCGGCGGACCAAGATCCATGCCGACGACACTCCGGTCACCGTTCTCAATCCCGGTCGCTCCGGCACCCATGACGGCCGCCTCTGGGTTTATGCCGACGACACCCGGCCGCGCGGCGGAGCCGAGCCCTCCATCGCGGTGTTCCGCTTCTCCGCCGGACGGGCCGGCAAGCATCCGGCCCAGCACCTGGCGGGCTTCACCGGCACGCTGCAGGCCGATGCCTTCTCCGGCTTCGATCACCTGTATCGCGGCGGCGCCATGGTCGAGGCCGGCTGCCTCGGCCACGCCCGGCGCAAGCTGGTCGATCTGGTGCGCGCCAAAGGCTCGCCGGTTGCTGCCGAAGGCGTCCGGCAGATTGCCGCGCTGTACCGCATCGAGCGGCGGATCTACGGGCTGCCGCCCGCGGAACGCCTGGCGGTGCGCCAGAGCGAGGCGGTGCCGCTGCTCGATGTCCTGCGGGCCTGGCTGACCGAGCGGCTCAGCCAGGTGGCGCCGCGCAGCGAACTGGCCAAGGCGCTCGGCTACATGAACGCCCAGTGGAATGCCCTGGTCCGCTACGCCGCCGACGGCACGCTGGAAATAGATAATCTGACGGCCGAGCGGGCGCTGCGCGGGATAGCTCTGGGCCGGAAAAACTGGAACGTGATCGGCTCGGATGCCGCCGGCAAGGTCGCCGCCGTGATCTACAGCCTGGTGGAAACCTGCCGGTTGAACGGGATCAACCCGGAAGCCTACCTGACCGACGTCATCGGCCGGATCGGCCGCACCAAAATCCAGGCGCTCGACACCCTGCTGCCGTTCAACTGGCGACCGCCCGACGCCGGCAATCCCGCCGATCCGGGGCGTATGGCCATCGCTCCTCACACTACCGCCTGATCCGGTCGCGCCGAGGTCTCCGCCCATCGGCAAATCCTCCCGCTGCCCATCACCAGGAATCTACCCGCGTGACAGCGCTCGAGTAGGTGCCTTCGTCGCTGGTTTACTCCGTAGCGTCATGCCAGCTTTCCAAGGTGAGCCAGGCGGCCGGAACAAGGATCCGTCGTCACGTCGGCTGTGGACCGCGTTGCGCGAGATCGACCGGTACCTGTCCAATCAAAGCGCTTGGCTCACCGACTACGCCGAGCGTCATGGCGCCGGTCTGCGGGTCGGCACCGCCTTGACCGAAGCCTCGGCCAACTTCCTGGTCAACCGCCGCATGAACAAATCCCAGCAGATGCGCTGGTCCCGTCGCGGTGCCGACCTCCTGCTCCAGGTCCGCTGCGCCGTCCTCAATGGCAAGCTCGGCTCCGGCTTCGGACAGCTCTTCGATGCTCAAGCCAATCCAGCCTGCGAAACGGCCACGGCGGCCTGACCCCCAATCGCGCGGCAGTTCCCCTGACGGGTGAACCCCAGGCGCCGCAAGTATTCCGAGCCGCATCGCGGTGAAACCAGGCGGCCGAGCAGGCCGCAGATCCATTGCGCGACCAGACGGCCGGTCCACAGGCCGCCATCGGGCGGCGGATCGTCGAGCGCGTGGTCAAGACGCTCCAGGTGATCGGCGTCGAGCAGCGGTCTGGAGCCGGGGTTGAAGCGGCGCAGATCGCCCAGCCCGTCAACCCCGGCCTCGTTATACCGCCCGACAAGAACGCTGATCCAGCGTTGCGTATACCCCGTGGCATCGTCACGTTAATGGACTGAGGTGGCGTTTGATGTTCGGGTGGGGCACGGTGGCGGAATGAAACGCGTCCTTGATCCTCATCATCGTCACCGCTTCCCAGCCGAAATCATCAGTCACGCCGTTTGGCTGTACCACACGTTCTGTCTCAGCTTCCGGGACGTCGAGCTGATGCTGGCGGAACGGGGCGTAGTAGTCTCCTACGAAACGATCAGGCGCTGGTGTCGGAAGTTCGCCCAGACTTTCGCCAACCGACTGCGGCGGCGCCGACCAAGGCCGGGCGATCACTGGCATTTGGATGAGGTGTTCATCCGGATCAACGGCGTCCAGCACTACCTCTGGCGTGCGGTCGATCAGGACGGCGTGGTGCTCGACGTGCTGGTGCAGAGCCGGCGCAACACCAAGGCGGCCAAGCGCTTTTTCAAGAAGCTGCTGAAGGGCTTGCGCTATGTGCCGCGGGTGGTGGTCACCGATCAGCTGAAAAGCTACGCCGCGGCCAAGCGCCAGGTCATCCCACACGTTGAACACCGGCAAAGCCGCTACCTGAACAATCGCGCCGAGAACTCGCATCAGCCGACCCGCTAGCGCGAACGGCGGATGAAGCGGTTCAAGTCACCCCGGCAGGCCCAGCAATTCCTGTCCGCCCACGGTCCCATTCACCAGCACAGCCATCCCCGTCGGCATCTTATGAGTGCTGCCGAGTACCGCGCCTACCGTACCAACGCGTTCGAGGTCTGGAAGCAGGAAACGTGCGTCCGGATGACGGCATAAAGGCCGACTTACGGACCGCTGACGTCTTCGCACGGCCAATCCAAGTTAACGTGACAATGCCCGTGCCCGAGTTCGAGAACCGTCATGTCGCGACGGCCTACGTCGACCTATAGACGAACAGGGACGCCGACCCTGGACACCTGATCGCCGAGGCCGTCAAGGCAGTGCTGCGCGGTGCCGAGGGGCTGGCGATGAAGGCCGCGCGCGACCGGCCTTGCCGAGGAGGGCGTCGGATCGGCCATGTCGTTCGACCTCGACCGGATCGGCCAGCCCCGGCGCCCCGCCGGGAGCCGAAGGCCCGCGCGGTCGGCAGGTTGCTGGTAGCCGCCAGCCTGGCGGGAACCGAGGGATTCCACGCCGCCTCCGGGACGCCGAGGGTGTCGATTATGGGCGGGTGATGATCACCTCGTCCTGGTTGGCCAGTGCCTCAATGTCGGCGCGTCCGGGATGGGCGCCGAAGGGCCGCGTCGGCCCCGGCGTCAGGTCCGTCACCTGCACCCGGTCCCCGAAGAACAAGTAGGCGTCGGCGCTGTCGTCCTGCCGCGAGGTCCAGGCCAGCCCGTCGAAATCGGCGAACTGGTCATGGATGGTTTCGGCCCACAGAACGGTTCCGCCATAGGCACGCTTGCCCTGGCACTCGATCAACGCTTGCCTGGACAGGCCCCAGCGTCCGAGATGCTTGTGGTGCAGTGATGCCAGGCGCAGGTCGCGCTCCACCGTGAGCGTGCAGTGCGCGCACTCGTCGACCCGCCATCCCGCCACCTCGCGAAGTCTCGGAAGGGGCGGGAGGTCGCGGAACAGCGTCTCGTAGACCGAGACGGCGAAGGTCTCGCCCGCGTAGAGGGTGCCGACCCGGGCGCCTTGCGGCGCCCCGTGGGGACGCCGCAAGGGCGCGAACCGGGTCGGGTCCAGGTCGCCGTATCCGGGATTGAAGACGTTGCCGTCGCGGCCGCTGAGATGATTCCACACCCGGTGTATCACGGTTCCCGTGGGAAGGATCACCTCGACCGGCCTGGAAAGGCTGGACGGCGGAGGTGGGGGCGGCGTGAAGCTCAATCGCGGATCTCCGCCACGGCGTGCCGCGCCGCCTCCAGAACGCTGTCACGGTCGCTGTCGAGCAGGTCCTTCGGCGGACGCCCCTCGCACGACCAAGTGTCGGGAGCCGTAAACCACGCGAAGATCTCCCAGTCCGAGAGTTTCGGGCGCAGCAGTCCGATCACGTCCGCGACCACCGGGTGGGGCTTGTCCCCCTTGATCTGGAAGAGCGGATAGACATCGCGGCTCCCGTCGTTGACCGCGAAGACGCGCCCCTCCCTGCGCCACGACGAGGCGCGTTCCGCCAGGTTCTTGGCCCGGCTGCCCACCAGTCGGCCGAGCTCGGGACCGGTCGCGTGATCGTTGTCGCGGAGCATCGACGCCTTCCGATCGGCCCACCGCCGGGCGGCCTCGGCCGACGGGGCTGGCGGGGCGTCATCCTCCGGCGCCTGTGCCGGATCGCCGGGCGTGGCCGAGACCGCCTCCAACCGTGGCCGCTGAAGCGGCGGCTCAAGGATTCCACCGGCCAACCGTCGCATCACCGCGTCGAACCCTTCTAACTCCACCAGCGCCTCGACATGCCGGATGGCGGCGTCAAACAACCTTACCGTGCGCTTTGAGCCGGACAACAGGTACATCACCGCCGTCTTGCCGCGGGCAAGCCTTTTCCGCCTGCCTAGGATCAGCCGTCGGTTGCTGCCCTCCACGGTGACCGTAGCGTCGTCACCCGTGAGCGACACTCGCGTGATTGGATCGCTGCCCTCAAGCGCGGCCAGGACCTTGTATCGGTCCGGTCCCGCCACCTGGAAAAGCACCGTCTCCGCCTCGTTCCGCTTCGGCATGACCTTGCTCTCCATATCATCGCTATTCTGACGTAAATGATGCTCCTGATCCATCTGATTATCAATGCACGATTTCGAAAGGTCGGCTTACGGCATCCGCTTGGACGCCGCCAGCGCCGCGACCCGCGCCTTCACGTCCAAAGCTCGGGACTTCGTTCCGACAGATGCTTGGGGCTGCGTTGATGCACGGATGCCGTTGTTGCCCCTGCGGACGGGGTTCGATAGGAAGCCTGCCCCTTCCTGATCACCCCGTCTGATCATGCCGCACAAATACAATGCCGATCGCCGCGGCTTTGGTGCAGAAATCAAAGAGTGGGCGGATTTCGCCCTTTCCCGCGGCGATCAGGCGACCCGGCGGGACACCGGCATACCGAGGCAGGTCATGATGTTGATGACTTTGCAGGCGACCTTGGCCTCGGTCTTCTGTGTCGGCAGAGTCCGGGCGTGGAGGCTGCGATCGATCACCTTTTTGTACCGGAACATCGCCACCTCCGCCAACGAGCGTTTTCCGTAGTTGACCGCCCGCTGCCATCCCAGTCGGCCACGCTCCTCGATCATCCCGATGGATTGCGTCCGTCAAGCTGGTGTAAATTGGGAGGAGGCCATCAGCACCGTAGGTCAGGTCTTGGTCAGCGCGGCGAGGGCTGCTTCATCACTGGCGACCATGCCGGTCATGGTCTCAAGCGTCAGGTAACGATGTTGTAGTTGCCACTCGTCGTTTTGCTCGAGAAGTACAGCACCAACAAGCCTGCGAACACTGGCCTCGTTCGGGAAGATCCCGACGACATTGGTCCGGCGCTTTACTTCCTTGTTCAGGCGTTCGATCGGATTGGTCGAGTGCAATTTGCTACGATGGGGTTCAGGATAGTCCATGTAGGCGAGCACGTCGTGTTCGGCATCGTCAAGCAGGGCGGCGACCTTGGGAAAGCGTGGGCGGAGCTGATCGGCGACGTGGCGCCAGGCTTGTCCGGCAGTCTCGCGATCGGGCTGGACGAAGACCTGCCGGACAGCGGCCGAGACGACCGACTGCTGGCTTTTCGGCACATGGGCCAAGAGCGATCTCATGAAATGAACCCGGCACCTCTGCCAAGTGGCGCTCAGGACCTGGGTGATAGCCGCCTTGAGACCTTCGTGGGCGTCGGAGATCACCAGCTTCACGCCCTTCAGACCGCGACGGACCAGCCCCCGCAGAAACTCGATCCAGAAGGTGGCGGCTTCCGACTGGCCCAGGCCGAGCCCGAGGATCTCGCGGCGGCCGTCCTGGTTGACACCGGTGGCGATTATCGCCGCGATCGACACGATGCGGCCATTCTGGCGGACCTTGATGTAGGTCGCATCGAGCCAGAGGTAGGGCCACTCGCCGTCCAGCGGCCGCTCGAGGAAGGACAGCACGCGGGTGTCGATGTCCTGGCACAGGGCCGAGACCTGCGACTTGGAGATGCCGGTCATGCCCAGCGCCTGGACCAGGTCATCGACCTTGCGGGTGGACACGCCCTGGATCCACGCTTCCTGGATCACGGCCGTCAGCGCCTTCTCGGCGGTCTTGCGGGGCTCCAGGAAGGCCGGAAAGTAGGTGCCCTGGCGCAGCTTCGGGATCTTCAGGTCGAGCGTGCCGAGCCGGGTTTCCAGCTGACGATCCCGATGTCCGTTGCGGTATGTGGTGCGCTCGTCGGACCGCTCATGGCGCCCGGCGCCGATCAGGCCGTCGACCTCGAACTCCATCAGTCGCTGGAGCGTGTGAGCGGCGATGGCGCGCAGGAAGTCGCCATCGGTACTGGCCTGGATCTGGTCGAGCAGAAGTGTCATCGTATCCTTGGTCATCATGCCTCTCTCGGGGTCTGGTCTCGTGTCGCAACTCGACCTTACCTGAAGAGCGTGATGACCACCTCCACGTCGTTGCGGCCCCAGCGGCGGAGGGTTGAGGCGGCCCGGGCTCCGCTCTGCGAGCTCCACCCGGGCCGCCTCAACCCTTCAAGGGCCAATTTCCACCACTCCGTTGGACGTTACCTCCCGATGTGTCGGTCGCGCTGGGTCGGGGCGGTTTCAGCCGTGTCGGGCGTGTGCGCAGCGACGGAGCGGTAGATTGGCTCTCCATCATATGCGCCATCAGCGAATACTGCGGAAATCGGGCTGTCGATCTGGTCGAGCAGCGGGCCGACCAGGGACGCGTCGTCGTCGTTCGTGGTGGTCAGTTCGGAGGCGAGGATCTCACCGCTGTCCGGGTCGACCGCCAGATGGAGCTTGCGCCAGTTCCGGCGCGGCTTGCCGCCGTGCTTCTCGTGCAGCCACTCGGCGGCCCCGATCACCTTCAGCCCCGTGCTGTCGATTACGACATTGACCGGACCATCCGCCTTCCTGAGGGCCGACGCAACCCGCAGGTTGGCGCTGCGGCGCGAGAAGGTCGTATGATCCGGCACCGCGAGTTCCAGGCCGAGCAGGCCCATGATCGAGCCCAGCATACCTTCGGTCTGACGCCAGGGCCGACCGAACGCCAGTCGCAGCATCAGCCCGGTCTCGATCGCGACGTCCGAGTAGTCCCGCGGCCGGCCCCGCTGACCGGTCTGAGCTGGCGCCCACGCGGCGATTGCCTCGGGCGTCACCCAGACCGTCAGGCTGCCCCGCCGGCGCAACGCCGCGTCGTACTCGGACCAGTTGTCGATTTTGTACCGCGCCTTCGGGATCCTGTGACGACGCGGTTCATTCGCCTTGTACGGCATCAGGGTCCTCGGGGGCAGTGGGTGGCCTCTATACCTGCCAGCTGGTCGCCGCGACAGCCCTTACTACCATTTTTGCACCAAGGTCACCCTGGGCGGCTTCCCGTGGCTTAACGCCATCGGCCAGTTCCTGATCAAGGATGTGGCGCTCCTCGGTGTCAGCCTGCTCGTGCTGGGTGAAAGCCTTGCCCGCCTGATGCAGAGCCGCGCTCAGGCTTGAGCTGACCGTGTATCGAGCAGCGTAACCGGCGTCGGTTGGTTCGTAAGTCTTCCGGCGTCGGAGAGGTTCTCCCCCTTGTTGGAAAACGGTGGGTTTCGGACAGGCGGCGTCACCTTTGGATTGTACAATGATCGTATTGGCGCCTGCGATGCCGCGCCAAGCCCAGTCCGATGCCTGCGGCGGAAATCAGCGCCAGCGTTCCCGGTTCCGGAACTTCGGTCACGGTGACAGGCGTTAGCAGAAAGGCATGCAACTGGTCGTTCGGGTTGATGCCGATACCGGTGATCTGCCCGGCGTCATTGATCGCTTCTCCACTTATGATGGTCCATCCGGTCCCGGGAGTAATCAAGTCGTTCAGGTTGAACATGCCCGTACCGTCCCACAGGAACGCATATTCGGAACGGCTTGCGTCTTCGCTGGATCCTACTATTTGGCCGTTGTTGTTGATGCCGTTTCCAAAGCTGAAGCGTCCGCCGAGAGTGCCGAGATCCTGTATGCCGTTCACCGAGTCCCACAGGAATGCACGGAAGTCTGCGTTACTGATTTGATTGGTTCCCGTCACTTGGCCGCTGTCGTTGATGTCGTTGCCGGTGCTGAACTCGCCGCTACGGGTGCCGAGGTCCTGCATGCCGGTTGCCGGGTCCCACAGGAACGCATCGTAGCTGCCTGACGTGTCGTCGAATGTGCCGCTGCGACCTGTCACTTGGCCGCTGGCGTTGATGCCCTGGCCCAGGCTGACCCTGTCTCCGTCGAGGGTGCCGAGGTCCCGCATGCCGGTTGCCGGGTCCCACAAAATTGCATGGCTTGGGGTGTTTGGGTCGCCGATGTTGCTGCTTCCCGTCACTTGGCCTTTGTCGTTGATATCCGTGCCTTGACTGAAGCCGTCGCCCCCGCTGATGGTGCCGAGGTCCCGCATGCCGGTGGCGGGTTCCCATAGAAAGGCATGGACCCTGCCCGTGATCTCGGGGCCGGGTAATAAGCTGTTCCCCGTTATCTGGCCTCTGGCGTTGATACCGATGCCTTGGCTGAAGCGTCCGCCGAGCGTGCCGAGGTCCTGTATTCCGCTCACTGAGTCCCACAGGAACGCATGCTGACCGACATCATCCGGGATGAGACTGGCTCCGGCGACTTGGCCGACGTCGTTGACATCAAAGCCGAGGCTGAAGGTTCCGCCGAGGTCACCGAGGTCTGTGACGGTATAGGTTGGGACGGCAAGAGCCGTGCCGGGAGCCAAGCTGAAAGCTAGGGCGATGGTGGTCAGAAGGAGCAGGTGATGCGAGCGCATGGTTTGTCTCCGTGTCGCTGTCTGACCTGAGGTTTGAGCAAGTTCCGGGCTTTCATCCCAAGCCGAAGATGCTAGCCAGTAGATCCATCAGGTTTCCATAAACTGGGTAGTATCGTATGGATAGGGATTGTCGGCAAGAAAATGGACGGTGGTTCTAGAGGCGCTGACGGATGCGACTGTAGTGTACGGGGTTGGATGGTCTGGAAGTATCTCCCAAAAAGAAGACCCCGCAGCGGGGAACGCGCGGGGCCGAGTTTAGGGAGGAAACGCATGCAAATGCGTGCACGTAGTTGTGACTTAGAATCCTTTCAAATCTGTTAACCATAATACGGGTGCGTGAATTTTCTTGAGATATTCCGATCCGGGTAAAAACCGCCCTTTGGGCTAAGTCACAGAGCCTGTATGACCAGTGCAGCGGTTCGTCACATATTACCGGGTCAGC
This window harbors:
- the tnpC gene encoding IS66 family transposase, whose protein sequence is MDDARHDSSPENPKDDPLQRIAALERRVAVLMRENERLETFLAVLRHRTFGRSSEKMSPDQLSLLDTPAPAPADPGEADPSGEDTTGQRRRGGGGRRPLPDNLPRVTREILPVSTQCPCCSREMTRIGQDESKQLHLVPARAEVHVTVRPKFACRACGELAQAPAPDDRPIERGLPTAGTIAQVIIAKYLNHMPLHRQAAHYARLGVLLATTTLYGWVEAAARDLAPVADRLLALLLRRTKIHADDTPVTVLNPGRSGTHDGRLWVYADDTRPRGGAEPSIAVFRFSAGRAGKHPAQHLAGFTGTLQADAFSGFDHLYRGGAMVEAGCLGHARRKLVDLVRAKGSPVAAEGVRQIAALYRIERRIYGLPPAERLAVRQSEAVPLLDVLRAWLTERLSQVAPRSELAKALGYMNAQWNALVRYAADGTLEIDNLTAERALRGIALGRKNWNVIGSDAAGKVAAVIYSLVETCRLNGINPEAYLTDVIGRIGRTKIQALDTLLPFNWRPPDAGNPADPGRMAIAPHTTA
- a CDS encoding RES family NAD+ phosphorylase; its protein translation is MSFTPPPPPPSSLSRPVEVILPTGTVIHRVWNHLSGRDGNVFNPGYGDLDPTRFAPLRRPHGAPQGARVGTLYAGETFAVSVYETLFRDLPPLPRLREVAGWRVDECAHCTLTVERDLRLASLHHKHLGRWGLSRQALIECQGKRAYGGTVLWAETIHDQFADFDGLAWTSRQDDSADAYLFFGDRVQVTDLTPGPTRPFGAHPGRADIEALANQDEVIITRP
- a CDS encoding IS256 family transposase, with product MTKDTMTLLLDQIQASTDGDFLRAIAAHTLQRLMEFEVDGLIGAGRHERSDERTTYRNGHRDRQLETRLGTLDLKIPKLRQGTYFPAFLEPRKTAEKALTAVIQEAWIQGVSTRKVDDLVQALGMTGISKSQVSALCQDIDTRVLSFLERPLDGEWPYLWLDATYIKVRQNGRIVSIAAIIATGVNQDGRREILGLGLGQSEAATFWIEFLRGLVRRGLKGVKLVISDAHEGLKAAITQVLSATWQRCRVHFMRSLLAHVPKSQQSVVSAAVRQVFVQPDRETAGQAWRHVADQLRPRFPKVAALLDDAEHDVLAYMDYPEPHRSKLHSTNPIERLNKEVKRRTNVVGIFPNEASVRRLVGAVLLEQNDEWQLQHRYLTLETMTGMVASDEAALAALTKT
- a CDS encoding DUF417 family protein, with protein sequence MYGIRVLGGSGWPLYLPAGRRDSPYYHFCTKVTLGGFPWLNAIGQFLIKDVALLGVSLLVLGESLARLMQSRAQA
- a CDS encoding PEP-CTERM sorting domain-containing protein, coding for MRSHHLLLLTTIALAFSLAPGTALAVPTYTVTDLGDLGGTFSLGFDVNDVGQVAGASLIPDDVGQHAFLWDSVSGIQDLGTLGGRFSQGIGINARGQITGNSLLPGPEITGRVHAFLWEPATGMRDLGTISGGDGFSQGTDINDKGQVTGSSNIGDPNTPSHAILWDPATGMRDLGTLDGDRVSLGQGINASGQVTGRSGTFDDTSGSYDAFLWDPATGMQDLGTRSGEFSTGNDINDSGQVTGTNQISNADFRAFLWDSVNGIQDLGTLGGRFSFGNGINNNGQIVGSSEDASRSEYAFLWDGTGMFNLNDLITPGTGWTIISGEAINDAGQITGIGINPNDQLHAFLLTPVTVTEVPEPGTLALISAAGIGLGLARHRRRQYDHCTIQR